From the Hymenobacter yonginensis genome, one window contains:
- a CDS encoding NADH-quinone oxidoreductase subunit N yields MNSIILLSVLGLGNLFLGFRRSNRLLLPVMMLILGGVLTVNFLDWGSTQSFFNGMLTIDNFSVAFTGIVLLTALVLIPFSQKYVLDGEPNLAEYYSLLLFSLVGAIMLVSYNHLLMLFLGIEILSVAMYVLAGSDKRNLRSNEAALKYFLMGAFFTGILLFGVALVYGATGTFELSKISFAVQNPAPGFETLHPMLYIGMLLMFIGMGFKVSAAPFHFWTPDVYEGTPTFFTAFMSTIVKTAGFAAFLKLLVQAFPAANAQGIWLPTLTAMCVLTLLIGNVGAVAQTSAKRMLAYSSVSHAGYLLIALVAFNGQLEGASANGILFYSLAYSVATVAAFGVLKLVADARQREDYDGLNGLAKTNPLLAFSLTVAMLSLAGIPLTGGFFGKFFVFSAAVENGYIGLVVFAVVMSMVSIYYYLRPIIAMYMRDTDATTAEAVPVTTFQAGALLLLAALTVLLGVLPGLVAGAL; encoded by the coding sequence ATGAATTCCATCATTCTACTTTCCGTTCTGGGCCTGGGTAACCTGTTTCTCGGGTTCCGTCGCTCCAACCGGCTGCTGCTGCCCGTGATGATGCTCATCCTGGGCGGGGTGCTGACGGTGAACTTCCTCGACTGGGGCAGCACGCAGTCGTTCTTCAACGGCATGCTCACCATCGACAACTTCTCGGTGGCTTTCACGGGCATTGTGCTGCTGACGGCGCTGGTGCTGATTCCCTTCTCCCAGAAGTACGTGCTCGACGGCGAGCCGAACCTGGCTGAATACTACTCGCTGCTGCTGTTTTCGCTGGTAGGGGCTATCATGCTGGTGAGCTACAACCACCTGCTGATGCTGTTCCTGGGCATCGAAATTCTGAGCGTGGCCATGTACGTGCTGGCCGGTTCCGATAAGCGCAACCTGCGCTCCAACGAAGCCGCCCTCAAGTATTTCCTGATGGGCGCGTTCTTCACTGGCATTCTGCTGTTCGGCGTGGCGCTGGTGTACGGGGCTACCGGCACCTTCGAGCTGAGCAAAATCAGCTTCGCCGTGCAGAACCCCGCCCCCGGCTTCGAGACGCTGCACCCGATGCTCTACATTGGCATGCTGCTGATGTTCATTGGCATGGGTTTCAAGGTTTCGGCCGCCCCGTTCCACTTCTGGACGCCCGACGTGTACGAGGGTACGCCTACGTTCTTTACGGCCTTCATGAGCACCATCGTGAAGACGGCTGGTTTTGCCGCTTTCCTGAAGCTGCTGGTGCAGGCCTTCCCGGCTGCCAACGCCCAAGGCATCTGGCTGCCTACCCTCACCGCCATGTGCGTGCTCACTCTGCTCATCGGCAACGTGGGCGCCGTAGCCCAGACCAGCGCCAAGCGCATGCTGGCCTACTCCAGCGTATCGCACGCGGGCTACCTACTGATTGCCCTGGTAGCCTTCAACGGGCAGCTGGAAGGTGCTTCGGCTAACGGCATCCTGTTCTACTCTTTGGCTTACTCGGTAGCCACGGTGGCAGCCTTCGGAGTACTGAAGCTGGTAGCTGATGCCCGCCAGCGCGAGGATTACGACGGCCTCAACGGCCTGGCTAAAACCAACCCGCTGCTGGCTTTCTCACTCACGGTAGCTATGCTGAGCCTGGCCGGTATTCCGCTCACGGGTGGTTTCTTCGGTAAATTTTTCGTGTTTTCGGCCGCCGTGGAGAATGGCTACATCGGCCTCGTGGTATTTGCCGTGGTGATGTCGATGGTGAGCATCTATTACTATCTGCGCCCCATCATTGCCATGTACATGCGCGACACCGACGCCACCACCGCCGAAGCCGTGCCCGTGACTACGTTCCAGGCTGGCGCGCTGCTGCTGCTGGCGGCCCTCACGGTGCTGCTGGGCGTGCTGCCCGGTCTGGTGGCCGGTGCGCTGTAA
- a CDS encoding complex I subunit 4 family protein, which produces MLTVLLLLWPVAAALLLHFFKGRAARVPALGAALVEFALAAYAALTFNANNSGQFSFDLNWIPSAGIHFAVGMDGLSLLLVLLTAVLVPVILLSAFRRNFENESVFYALVLFMQTGLIGVFTAQDAFLFYFMWEVALIPIYFLAGVWGGVNRARVTFKFFLYTIIGSLFMLAGFVYLYFQTGPSADGLSAHNSALASFYALNLTADTQMWVFWLIFAAFAVKMPIFPFHTWQPDTYTEAPAPATMLLSGIMLKMGIYGCMRWLLPVVPMGVDYWQNLVLILAIIGIIYGAIIAIRQQDVKRLIAYSSLSHVGLMIAGVFSLTQMGLQGASIQMLAHGVNVVGMFFIADAIERRTGTRNIADLGGLTRKAPVLTVCFLVLLLGTVALPLTNGFVGEFLLLGGVYQFNHWMGAVAGVTIILGAVYLLRMFQRVMLGPDSSFTETFTDLTGSELALLVPLIVLVFWIGLFPNTFLHLSEGSVMNILNEVVKR; this is translated from the coding sequence ATGCTGACTGTCCTTCTTCTACTCTGGCCCGTGGCGGCCGCCCTGCTGCTGCACTTCTTCAAAGGCCGTGCGGCCCGGGTTCCGGCGCTGGGCGCGGCCCTGGTTGAATTTGCGCTGGCGGCCTACGCGGCCCTCACGTTCAACGCCAACAATTCCGGCCAATTCAGCTTCGACCTGAACTGGATTCCCTCGGCGGGCATCCACTTCGCGGTGGGCATGGACGGGCTGAGCCTCTTGCTGGTGCTGCTGACGGCCGTGCTGGTGCCGGTGATTCTGTTGAGCGCCTTCCGCCGCAACTTCGAGAATGAGTCGGTGTTCTACGCGTTGGTGCTGTTCATGCAAACCGGTCTGATTGGCGTGTTCACGGCCCAGGATGCCTTCCTGTTCTACTTCATGTGGGAAGTGGCCCTGATTCCAATTTACTTCCTGGCTGGCGTGTGGGGCGGCGTGAACCGGGCGCGCGTCACGTTCAAGTTCTTCCTGTACACCATCATCGGCTCGCTGTTCATGCTGGCCGGCTTCGTGTACCTCTACTTCCAGACTGGTCCTTCGGCCGACGGCCTCTCAGCTCACAACTCGGCCCTGGCCTCGTTCTACGCTCTGAACCTGACTGCCGATACGCAGATGTGGGTGTTCTGGCTGATTTTCGCGGCCTTCGCCGTGAAGATGCCCATCTTCCCCTTCCACACCTGGCAGCCCGACACCTACACCGAGGCTCCGGCACCGGCCACCATGCTGCTCTCGGGCATTATGCTGAAAATGGGTATCTACGGCTGCATGCGCTGGCTGCTGCCGGTGGTACCGATGGGCGTTGACTACTGGCAGAACTTGGTACTGATTCTGGCCATCATCGGCATCATCTACGGCGCCATCATCGCCATCCGTCAGCAGGACGTGAAGCGCCTGATTGCTTATTCCTCTCTATCCCACGTGGGTTTGATGATTGCCGGCGTGTTCTCGCTCACCCAGATGGGTCTGCAGGGTGCCAGCATTCAGATGCTGGCTCACGGCGTGAACGTGGTAGGTATGTTCTTCATTGCCGACGCCATTGAGCGCCGTACCGGCACCCGCAACATCGCCGACCTGGGCGGCCTCACCCGTAAAGCGCCCGTGCTGACGGTGTGCTTCCTGGTGCTGCTGCTGGGCACGGTGGCGCTGCCGCTCACCAATGGCTTCGTAGGCGAGTTCCTGCTGCTGGGCGGCGTGTACCAGTTCAACCACTGGATGGGTGCCGTAGCCGGCGTGACCATCATTCTGGGCGCGGTGTACCTGCTGCGCATGTTCCAGCGCGTGATGCTCGGCCCCGATTCCTCGTTCACCGAAACCTTCACCGACCTCACCGGCTCGGAGCTGGCCCTGCTGGTGCCGCTCATCGTGCTGGTATTCTGGATTGGCCTGTTCCCCAACACGTTCCTGCACCTGTCGGAAGGCAGCGTGATGAACATTCTGAACGAGGTAGTTAAACGCTAA